A single Micromonospora luteifusca DNA region contains:
- a CDS encoding response regulator, translating into MPGASTIRLVVVDDHPLFVRGLELLLPITSEGRAEVVASTGDAAAAAALVSRCHPDLALVDLHMPAPGGIRAVAAIRRTTPGVRVVAMSGSADPAPALEALRAGAEGFLPKTSEPEELLPPLLAILDGWAVLPAGLLRAMLRPTHATSVDLDGEERRLLRAIAGGRTTVDIAEELHVSERTVKRMTAALLRRLRVSTRAEAAAVAGHTGLLGD; encoded by the coding sequence ATGCCGGGAGCCTCCACCATCCGACTCGTCGTCGTGGACGATCACCCCCTCTTCGTTCGCGGCCTGGAGTTGCTGCTCCCGATCACCTCCGAGGGCCGGGCCGAGGTCGTCGCCTCGACCGGCGACGCCGCCGCCGCCGCGGCGCTGGTCAGCCGCTGCCACCCCGACCTGGCTCTGGTCGATCTGCACATGCCGGCACCCGGTGGCATCCGGGCGGTGGCCGCGATCCGGCGGACCACCCCGGGGGTACGGGTGGTCGCGATGTCCGGTTCCGCCGACCCCGCACCGGCGCTGGAGGCGCTGCGAGCCGGTGCCGAGGGATTCCTGCCGAAGACCAGCGAACCGGAGGAACTACTCCCCCCGCTGCTGGCCATCCTCGACGGCTGGGCGGTGCTGCCGGCCGGACTGCTGCGCGCCATGCTGCGGCCCACGCACGCCACATCGGTCGACCTCGACGGCGAGGAACGTCGACTGCTGCGGGCGATCGCCGGCGGCCGCACCACCGTCGACATCGCCGAAGAACTGCACGTCTCGGAGCGGACGGTGAAACGGATGACCGCCGCGTTGCTGCGCAGACTACGGGTGTCCACCCGGGCGGAGGCGGCGGCCGTCGCCGGTCACACCGGTCTCCTCGGCGATTGA
- a CDS encoding histone-like nucleoid-structuring protein Lsr2, translated as MARKVITVLTDDLDGGKADRTVEFSLDGVAYTIDVSDENAGVLRKTLDPYINAGRRIGRGPVDSTRSVRRPGRPTGAGMDREQNRAIREWAVKNGYKISERGRIPVEVVEAYKAR; from the coding sequence ATGGCGAGAAAAGTAATCACGGTCCTGACCGACGACCTCGACGGCGGCAAGGCCGACCGGACGGTCGAGTTCAGTCTCGATGGCGTGGCCTACACGATCGACGTCTCGGATGAAAATGCCGGCGTCCTGCGCAAGACACTGGATCCGTACATCAATGCGGGTCGGCGGATCGGGCGCGGTCCGGTGGACAGCACGCGTTCAGTCCGACGGCCGGGGCGACCCACCGGCGCCGGAATGGATCGGGAGCAGAACCGGGCCATCCGGGAATGGGCCGTCAAGAACGGCTACAAGATTTCCGAACGGGGCCGGATCCCGGTTGAGGTCGTCGAGGCGTACAAGGCGCGCTGA